One Brassica oleracea var. oleracea cultivar TO1000 chromosome C7, BOL, whole genome shotgun sequence genomic window carries:
- the LOC106302950 gene encoding uncharacterized protein LOC106302950 translates to MVKSSVDKHNHLKSSKARMLKHGTIARQYKDESRRRPGIKWTDIKDEIMMRYNLSVSKWICTKARRMALDLVIETQREQFSKPWDYERELQRSNDNTTTENVTIPREDGRFVFDRFYICFENLRTTWKRCCRPIIGLDGAFMKWELKGEILAAVERDADNRIYPIAWAIVRVEDNASWVWFVDKLKYDLDLGLGNGFTIISDKQKGLINDVADLLPAAEHRHCARHIFANWKKVYGASEYEDYFWAIEYNFTKGHYQFNLHALEVFDANAHEDLLKTEPKTWCRAFFSTHARCEDVCNNLSESYDRTIREARKLPLINMLEEVRRLAMKRNSRRRDKTSGCSTPFPPNIMEIFEQNRKASDHCTVIKSSESLYEVSEFDCCYKVCLPYKHCACNRWDLTGIPCQHAIYVINEHNKEPEEWQETYENNIKPVNGERLWEKTFKDPIQIPDKRKMPGRLRNYDRINEAHESKTNPTKATREGRRMTCSNCTKTGHNCGTCTRQAVPDVPKHKRGRPKKTPTPDDPWSIQNAPKRRRNAQSQLTPNPVSTQPCIDPQPSTAPQPSNAPNVRGRGRPRGRGRGRGRARGSEREPLIPRESGCYISPFSGRVFDVWGACTTTSRLLGFISFFIFLSHFSKTL, encoded by the exons ATGGTGAAGTCTTCTGTGGATAAACATAACCATCTCAAGAGCAGCAAAGCAAGGATGTTGAAGCATGGTACAATTGCAAGGCAATATAAAGATGAATCAAGAAGAAGGCCTGGTATTAAGTGGACTGACATCAAGGATGAGATAATGATGAGGTACAATCTCTCTGTTTCTAAGTGGATATGCACGAAAGCAAGAAGAATGGCTCTAGACTTGGTTATAGAAACGCAGAGGGAACAATTTTCCAAACCGTGGGACTATGAGAGGGAGCTTCAGCGTTCAAATGATAATACCACGACTGAGAATGTGACTATTCCTCGTGAAGATGGTAGGTTTGTCTTCGATAGATTCTACATCTGTTTTGAGAATCTGAGGACCACATGGAAGCGTTGTTGCCGGCCTATTATTGGACTTGATGGAGCGTTTATGAAATGGGAGTTAAAGGGTGAGATTCTTGCAGCTGTTGAACGGGATGCGGATAATAGGATTTATCCTATAGCTTGGGCAATAGTTAGAGTTGAAGATAATGCCTCATGGGTTTGGTTTGTTGATAAGTTGAAATATGATTTGGATTTGGGTTTAGGAAATGGATTCACTATCATATCCGACAAGCAGAAAGGTCTGATTAATGATGTTGCAGACCTCCTTCCCGCCGCAGAGCATAGACATTGTGCTAGACACATTTTTGCAAATTGGAAGAAGGTCTATGGAGCATCAGAGTATGAAGATTATTTCTGGGCAATTGAATACAACTTCACTAAAGGTCATTATCAGTTCAATTTGCACGCCTTAGAAGTGTTCGATGCAAATGCACATGAGGACTTACTGAAAACAGAACCGAAGACATGGTGTAGAGCGTTTTTCAGTACACACGCACGATGCGAGGATGTGTGTAACAACCTCTCCGAAAGTTACGACAGAACAATCAGGGAAGCTCGTAAGTTGCCATTGATTAACATGCTCGAGGAGGTTAGGAGGCTTGCAATGAAGCGTAACTCTCGAAGGCGTGACAAAACAAGTGGTTGTTCAACTCCATTTCCACCGAACATTATGGAGATCTTTGAGCAAAACCGCAAAGCAAGTGACCACTGCACAGTGATCAAAAGTAGTGAAAGCTTATATGAAGTCAGTGAGTTCGATTGTTGCTACAAGGTATGTCTTCCATATAAGCATTGTGCTTGTAATCGATGGGACCTCACGGGGATACCTTGTCAACATGCTATCTATGTCATAAATGAGCATAACAAGGAGCCTGAAGA GTGGCAAGAGACCTATGAAAACAACATAAAACCTGTCAACGGAGAGAGACTGTGGGAGAAGACATTCAAAGATCCTATACAAATTCCTGACAAAAGGAAAATGCCAGGACGTCTAAGAAATTATGATAGGATCAACGAGGCACATGAGTCCAAGACAAACCCGACAAAGGCTACGAGAGAAGGTAGACGCATGACATGTAGCAACTGTACGAAAACTGGTCATAACTGTGGAACTTGTACTCGACAAGCTGTTCCTGATGTTCCGAAACACAAAAGAGGACGGCCAAAAAAGACACCAACTCCG GATGATCCGTGGAGCATTCAAAATGCACCGAAGAGGAGGAGGAATGCTCAAAGCCAGTTAACACCAAACCCGGTTAGCACACAACCTTGTATTGATCCACAACCTTCAACTGCTCCACAGCCTTCAAATGCTCCAAATGTTAGAGGACGTGGTCGTCCCCGCGGAAGAGGGAGAGGGCGTGGTCGAGCTCGTGGAAGTGAGCGTGAGCCTCTGATTCCAAGAGAGTCTGGTTGCTATATTTCTCCCTTCTCTGGTCGTGTGTTTGATGTATGGGGGGCCTGCACAACCACCTCAAGACTCTTAGGATTTATCTCTTTCTTTATCTTCTTGTCTCACTTCTCTAAAACTTTGTAG
- the LOC106305959 gene encoding uncharacterized protein LOC106305959 codes for MEDGSEGDKNKTPEGAAATESKSKRKMKTAAQLEVLENTYKAEPYPSEALRADLSVQLNLSDRQLQMWFCHRRLKDRKSSTPTKRQRKESTPSAAESSKQAAAVNAADLVAGNEHNSFPHELDSRRTARGGGGVTVVRRFNEPSPSEVRAIGYVEAQLGERLREDGPILGMEFDPLPPGAFGTPIEMPTHRKAATRPAFETNLYVRSDVKPLKESVRTIREYQFLPEQPSSRTDHSERASPASHHYGVPLDASVVMRASSVSGGHRDDYKVSPQIPNLNLSAHHVKPGHVLGEYDSPYQKSYVDPALHGNKDPFVKSEREVGIDDDEDDGDGDDDDDDVLLQLERKRKSEEARIAREVEAHEKRIRKELERQDMLRRKREEQVRKEMERQDRERRKEEERLLRERQREEERYLKEQMKEMQRREKFLKKETIRAEKMRQKEEMRRVKEIARLKAANERAMARKIAKESMELIEDERLELMEVAALSLGLPSMIALDFETLQNLDAYRDKQVTFPPTSVDLKKPFAVKPWNGSDENIANLLMVWRFLINFADVLGLWPFTLDEFTQAFHDHDPRLMGEIHIVLLKTIIKDIEGVARTLSVGVGANQNAAANPGGGHPHVVEGAYAWGFDIRSWRKNLNVFTWPEILRQLALSAGFGPELKKQDIKTMSVHDENEANNSENVIFNLRIGAAAENAFAKMQEKGLSNPRRSRHRLTPGTVKFAAFHVLSIEGEKGLTILEVAEKIQKSGLRDLTTSRTPEASVAAALSRDTKLFERVAPSTYCVRPSYRKDAGDAETIFAEARERIRMFKSGVTDVEDVDEAEREEDSESDVGDDPEVDLNLKKEDLGALEEIGKLTGVEPSLENGKLETEPEANPLTPSLPEESTKDEKIDDILPDQQDAVANDGDCFDVSKLGEQWVQGLVEGDYSSLSIEERLSALVALIGIAIEGNTIRISLEERLEVASALKKQMWSEVQLDKRWKEESLIRANYLSYPTPKIQESPSADVTPISSQDPLSLPQIDVAGPSLQSQENVAGMENLQYHHQQQQSYTADRERLRAELKAYVGYKAEELYVYRSLPLGLDRRRNRYWRFSASASRNDPGCGRIFVELQDGRWRLIDSEVGFDCLVKSLDVRGVRESHLHFMLLKMEASFKEAVRRNVETSTGLDLDSDTADILSTFKIELGDGERCGVLQRFQSFERWMWDNMLHPGALSALKYGAKKSTTLFHICRSCGELHFAVDVCCPGCGQVMMSGGLDVNELCFADQVARLGEDTGFILRGSHLSPLRIRLLKIQLALVEASLPPEGLQTHWTESLRKTWGLKLLLSSSPEELHQVLTMLEVALKRDFLSSNFETTCELLDLSEEALLRDVKVLPWTPKTTGGVALRLFELDSSIAYTPDQNKDPQKDKESEDFVGLETNFLRNVQETDVIEATPVQVAYAQEDTEPGLGRGRPPRGRGRPRSQRGKKPSPASGKPPRGAANSNGEPMLRPRAQPRGGRKKGRRSSGTRTRPTKGTLGISNEVVGVGGGGGGGGRRGKEVNVNAKTNLHGWVETPDDDGEASSSGRSFQYDDDVMAPVDDFGESSKLVGRGEFSLHSDDEYEEEEEEEEEEDMDTKMNVDDEDEDYINEEDSDGGREQASEMISMEAAASQRRFPFEDPDLTSSSSSDFQ; via the exons ATGGAAGATGGGTCTGAAGGAGACAAGAACAAAACACCTGAAGGTGCTGCTGCTACTGAGAGTAAGAGTAAACGTAAAATGAAAACAGCTGCTCAGCTTGAAGTTCTTGAAAACACCTACAAAG CTGAGCCGTATCCTTCGGAAGCTCTAAGAGCGGATCTCTCAGTTCAGCTGAATCTCTCCGACAGGCAGTTACAGATGTGGTTCTGTCACCGCCGTCTTAAAGACAGGAAGTCTTCAACTCCGACCAAACGCCAGCGTAAAGAGTCCACACCTTCGGCGGCTGAGTCATCAAAACAGGCCGCCGCCGTCAATGCCGCTGATTTGGTGGCGGGAAATGAGCATAACTCGTTTCCTCACGAGCTTGATTCCAGAAGAACCGCTCGAGGCGGTGGTGGTGTAACGGTGGTTAGGCGGTTCAATGAACCGTCTCCGTCTGAGGTTAGAGCCATTGGTTACGTGGAAGCTCAGTTGGGAGAGCGTCTGAGAGAAGACGGACCCATTCTTGGAATGGAGTTTGATCCTTTACCTCCTGGTGCATTTGGGACCCCTATAG AGATGCCAACCCATCGAAAGGCAGCGACTAGGCCGGCTTTTGAGACCAACTTATATGTCCGGTCCGATGTAAAGCCTCTTAAA GAATCTGTGAGGACTATTCGTGAGTATCAGTTCCTTCCGGAGCAACCATCTTCAAGGACTGATCATTCCGAAAGAGCTTCTCCGGCGTCGCATCATTATGGAGTTCCACTTGATGCTTCGGTGGTTATGAGGGCTTCATCAGTCTCTGGGGGACATCGGGATGACTATAAAGTTTCGCCACAGATACCAAATTTAAACCTTTCAGCTCATCACGTCAAACCAGGGCACGTCTTGGGCGAATACGACTCACCGTACCAGAAGAGCTACGTGGATCCTGCTCTACATGGAAACAAGGATCCTTTTGTGAAGTCCGAGAGAGAAGTTGGTATTGATGATGATGAGGATGATGGTGATGGTGATGATGATGATGATGATGTTCTCCTGCAACTGGAGAGAAAACGCAAG AGTGAAGAAGCAAGAATAGCTCGGGAAGTGGAGGCTCATGAGAAGAGAATCCGAAAAGAGCTTGAGAGACAAGATATGCTGAGACGAAAG AGAGAGGAGCAAGTAAGGAAAGAAATGGAGAGGCAAGACCGTGAAAGACGGAAAGAGGAAGAACGGCTTTTACGTGAAAGGCAGAGAGAGGAAGAGAGGTACCTCAAAGAGCAGATGAAAGAGATGCAGCGAAGAGAGAAGTTCTTGAAGAAAGAAACAATCAGG GCTGAGAAGATGCGACAAAAAGAAGAGATGCGTAGGGTGAAAGAGATTGCAAGGCTTAAAGCTGCTAACGAGAGGGCAATGGCTCGTAAGATTGCTAAGGAATCAATGGAACTTATTGAAGACGAACGCTTAGAACTCATGGAGGTGGCTGCGTTATCCCTAGGATTGCCTTCAATGATCGCACTCGACTTTGAGACTCTACAGAACCTCGATGCATATAGAG ATAAGCAGGTGACATTTCCACCAACATCTGTAGATTTGAAAAAGCCTTTTGCTGTGAAACCATGGAATGGTTCTGATGAGAATATTGCTAATCTTCTTATG GTGTGGAGATTCTTAATCAATTTCGCGGATGTTCTTGGCCTTTGGCCATTTACTCTGGATGAGTTTACTCAAGCATTCCATGACCAT GACCCACGACTCATGGGAGAGATACACATTGTTCTTTTGAAGACTATAATCAAAGATATTGAAGGTGTTGCAAGAACACTCTCAGTCGGCGTCGGAGCAAACCAGAACGCTGCAGCTAATCCCGGAGGGGGTCATCCTCATGTCGTAGAGGGT GCATATGCGTGGGGGTTTGACATACGCAGCTGGAGAAAAAACTTGAATGTTTTTACTTGGCCTGAGATCTTGAGGCAACTCGCTCTCTCTGCCGGGTTTGGACCGGAACTTAAGAAACAAGACATAAAAACCATGTCTGTTCACGATGAAAACGAG GCCAACAACTCTGAAAACGTGATATTCAACTTAAGGATAGGAGCAGCAGCCGAGAATGCTTTTGCCAAGATGCAAGAAAAGGGTCTTTCTAATCCGCGACGTTCACGGCATCGTTTGACTCCAGGCACAGTTAAATTCGCTGCCTTCCACGTCCTGTCTATTGAGGGTGAAAAGGGTTTGACAATCCTCGAGGTTGCAGAGAAGATTCAG AAATCAGGATTGAGGGATCTAACTACGAGCAGGACACCGGAAGCCTCGGTTGCTGCTGCGTTGTCTCGAGATACAAAACTATTCGAGAGGGTGGCTCCTTCTACGTACTGTGTGCGTCCTTCATATAGAAAAGACGCAGGTGATGCCGAGACTATATTCGCTGAAGCGAGGGAGAGAATACGCATGTTCAAGAGCGGTGTTACCGATGTGGAAGATGTTGATGAAGCTGAGAGAGAAGAAGATTCCGAAAGCGATGTAGGAGATGATCCAGAGGTTGATTTGAACCTCAAAAAGGAAGATCTTGGTGCTCTGGAGGAGATAGGAAAGTTAACCGGTGTAGAACCCTCGTTGGAAAATGGGAAACTGGAAACAGAACCGGAGGCAAACCCTCTTACTCCCTCTCTCCCTGAGGAATCTACAAAAGATGAGAAAATAGATGACATCTTACCGGATCAACAGGATGCAGTGGCTAATGATGGTGACTGTTTTGACGTGAGCAAACTTGGAGAACAATGGGTGCAAGGACTCGTAGAAGGAGATTATTCGAGTCTCAGCATCGAGGAACGCTTAAGCGCACTTGTCGCTCTGATTGGTATTGCAATCGAAGGAAACACAATCCGAATCTCCCTTGAG GAACGTTTGGAAGTTGCGAGTGCGTTAAAGAAACAAATGTGGAGTGAAGTTCAACTCGACAAACGATGGAAAGAAGAGTCTTTGATCCGTGCAAATTACCTCTCATACCCAACACCGAAGATTCAAGAAAGCCCATCAGCGGATGTGACACCAATCTCCTCACAGGACCCGTTGAGTCTTCCACAGATCGATGTCGCAGGACCAAGCTTGCAGTCGCAAGAGAACGTTGCTGGAATGGAGAATTTGCAGTATCATCATCAGCAGCAGCAGAGTTACACAGCGGACCGAGAAAGGCTACGTGCAGAGTTGAAAGCCTACGTTGGATATAAAGCTGAAGAGCTATATGTATACAGGTCACTTCCGCTCGGTCTAGATCGAAGACGCAACCGTTATTGGCGGTTTTCAGCATCCGCCTCTCGGAACGATCCTGGTTGTGGTAGGATTTTCGTTGAGCTTCAGGATGGTCGATGGAGACTCATTGATTCAGAAGTG GGTTTTGACTGTTTGGTGAAGTCACTAGATGTCCGTGGTGTACGTGAATCACATCTGCATTTCATGTTGCTAAAGATGGAAGCTTCTTTTAAAGAAGCAGTGAGGAGGAATGTGGAGACGAGTACCGGATTAGACTTGGATTCTGATACTGCGGACATCTTGTCAACGTTTAAGATAGAGCTAGGGGATGGTGAGAGATGCGGAGTGTTGCAACGGTTCCAGAGTTTTGAGAGATGGATGTGGGATAATATGCTTCATCCTGGTGCGTTATCCGCGCTTAAGTACGGTGCTAAGAAGAGCACTACGCTTTTCCACATTTGCAGAAGCTGTGGGGAACTGCACTTTGCAGTGGATGTTTGCTGCCCTGGTTGTGGTCAGGTGATGATGAGTGGTGGTTTGGATGTTAATGAACTGTGTTTTGCTGACCAAGTGGCTCGACTCGGAGAAGATACTGGATTTATATTGCGTGGCTCGCACCTGTCTCCTCTCAGGATAAGACTACTCAAGATTCAGTTAGCACTTGTTGAA GCTTCTCTTCCACCCGAAGGACTTCAAACTCATTGGACAGAGAGTCTCAGAAAAACTTGGGGTCTTAAGCTGTTGTTATCAAGTTCCCCTGAAGAACTTCATCAG GTTCTGACGATGTTGGAGGTCGCGCTAAAGAGAGACTTCCTGTCTTCAAACTTTGAAACAACTTGTGAACTATTGGATTTATCAGAAGAAGCTCTTCTCAGAGATGTTAAAGTACTACCGTGGACACCGAAGACCACGGGAGGTGTAGCTTTGAGACTCTTTGAACTCGACAGCTCCATTGCTTACACACCTGATCAAAACAAGGATCCTCAAAAGGACAAAGAATCTGAAGATTTTGTC GGTTTGGAGACGAATTTTCTGAGGAATGTTCAAGAAACTGACGTAATCGAGGCTACTCCGGTGCAAGTTGCATACGCTCAGGAAGACACGGAGCCGGGTTTAGGTAGAGGTCGACCACCACGAGGACGTGGCCGGCCTCGTTCCCAACGTGGCAAGAAACCATCACCGGCTTCTGGTAAACCACCACGAGGTGCAGCAAACTCAAATGGCGAACCGATGTTGAGGCCGAGAGCTCAACCGCGTGGGGGTAGGAAGAAAGGACGACGCAGCAGCGGCACGAGAACAAGACCGACGAAAGGAACGCTGGGTATATCCAATGAGGTAGTAGGAGTAGGAGGAGGAGGAGGAGGAGGAGGACGTCGGGGTAAGGAAGTTAATGTAAATGCCAAAACCAATCTTCACGGTTGGGTCGAAACGCCTGATGATGATGGAGAAGCTAGCAGCTCGGGCAGATCGTTTCAGTATGATGATGATGTCATGGCTCCGGTTGATGACTTTGGGGAATCGAGTAAATTAGTAGGTAGAGGTGAGTTTAGCTTACATAGTGATGATGAGTACGAAGAAGAAGAAGAAGAAGAAGAAGAAGAAGACATGGACACGAAAATGAACGTTGATGATGAAGATGAAGATTACATAAACGAGGAGGATTCTGATGGTGGTAGAGAGCAGGCGTCGGAGATGATAAGCATGGAAGCAGCAGCTTCTCAGAGAAGGTTTCCGTTTGAAGATCCTGATCTTACATCTTCGTCTTCCTCTGATTTTCAGTGA
- the LOC106307092 gene encoding transcription activator GLK2, with product MMLTVSPLVVNTTSRDHYMAADFADFTTEGLPDFTAEEGSLDVLEGIDFYDDLFIEFNGDDVLPDLEIDSDVLGEYSGSGRDEELEMEGNTSAASETSERDGGWCKPEGTDKTVRKGKRKGKKSKDCLSSDNGIKKKPKVDWTPELHRKFVEAVERLGVDKAVPSRILEIMNVKSLNRHNVASHLQKYRSHRKHLLAREAEAASWNLRRHATVAVPEGGEKVSMALPALGYPQHVTPLHQGHFRPLHVWGHPTWPKHKPNNPSSSPHRTFPVPPAVAIPPSCWPGQLPYWHLQTLYPQGYGMASSNHSSIGVPTRPLGPTNPPIDIHPSNESIDAALGDVITKPWLPLPLGLNPPSVDGVMTELQRQGISNVPPLP from the exons ATGATGTTAACTGTGTCGCCACTTGTCGTCAACACCACCTCAAGGGATCATTACATGGCGGCAGATTTCGCAGATTTTACGACGGAAGGCTTGCCGGACTTCACGGCGGAGGAAGGAAGTCTCGATGTTCTTGAAGGAATCGATTTCTACGACGACCTTTTCATTGAGTTCAATGGAGATGATGTTTTACCCGATTTGGAGATTGATTCGGATGTTCTCGGGGAATATTCCGGCAGCGGAAGAGATGAAGAACTAGAAATGGAGGGAAACACTTCGGCGGCGTCTGAGACATCGGAGAGAGACGGTGGCTGGTGTAAGCCTGAAGGTACGGACAAAACGGTGCGTAAAGGCAAACGTAAAGGGAAGAAAAGTAAAGATTGTTTGTCCAGCGATAACGGAATTAAGAAAAAACCAAAG GTGGATTGGACGCCGGAGTTACACCGGAAATTTGTAGAAGCGGTGGAGAGATTAGGCGTAGATAAGGCGGTGCCGTCACGGATTTTGGAGATTATGAACGTCAAATCACTCAATCGTCACAACGTAGCTAGCCATCTCCAG AAATATAGGTCACATCGAAAGCATTTACTAGCCCGGGAAGCAGAAGCTGCGAGCTGGAATCTCCGACGACATGCCACAGTGGCAGTGCCTGAAGGAGGAGAAAAGGTAAGTATGGCTCTTCCTGCCTTAGGCTATCCACAACATGTGACACCTTTGCATCAGGGCCACTTCAGGCCTTTGCACGTGTGGGGTCATCCTACGTGGCCTAAACACAAGCCTAACAATCCATCATCGTCTCCTCATCGGACGTTTCCAGTTCCTCCGGCCGTTGCAATACCTCCGTCCTGTTGGCCAGGTCAACTGCCATATTGGCACCTACAAACCCTCTATCCACAG GGATATGGTATGGCTTCATCGAATCATTCAAGCATTGGTGTTCCTACAAGACCATTAGGCCCCACTAATCCTCCCATCGACATTCATCCC TCGAATGAGAGCATAGACGCCGCTTTAGGGGACGTTATAACAAAGCCGTGGCTACCACTTCCCCTGGGACTGAATCCACCGTCAGTTGATGGCGTCATGACGGAGTTACAACGTCAAGGCATTTCAAATGTTCCTCCTCTTCCTTGA